A portion of the Microlunatus phosphovorus NM-1 genome contains these proteins:
- a CDS encoding class I SAM-dependent DNA methyltransferase — MSPVEPCVPDDPADGWFGESVAATYDAPGGANAPEPAAAAVDVLEDLAGGGRVLEFAVGTGRIAAPLAARGVPVCGIELSKAMAARIEGKTGGASVDVTIGDMTSTRVPGEFSLVYLVFNTISNVTTQDGQVDVFVNAAAHLRPGGLFLIEVGLPDLRRLPPGQDIVPFAVSPAGEGAG, encoded by the coding sequence ATGAGCCCGGTGGAGCCCTGCGTGCCCGACGATCCCGCCGACGGCTGGTTCGGGGAGAGCGTCGCCGCGACCTACGACGCGCCTGGCGGCGCCAACGCGCCGGAGCCGGCAGCCGCCGCCGTCGACGTGCTCGAGGATCTGGCCGGCGGCGGGCGGGTGCTGGAGTTCGCGGTCGGGACCGGGCGGATCGCCGCCCCGCTGGCCGCGCGTGGGGTGCCGGTGTGCGGGATCGAGCTGAGCAAGGCGATGGCGGCGCGGATCGAAGGCAAGACCGGCGGCGCTTCGGTCGACGTCACGATCGGCGACATGACCTCGACCCGGGTGCCGGGTGAGTTCTCGCTGGTCTACCTGGTGTTCAACACGATCAGCAACGTGACCACCCAGGACGGGCAGGTCGACGTGTTCGTCAACGCGGCCGCCCACCTGCGGCCGGGTGGGCTGTTCTTGATCGAGGTCGGGCTGCCCGATCTGCGTCGGCTGCCACCAGGGCAGGACATCGTTCCGTTCGCCGTGTCGCCTGCTGGCGAGGGCGCCGGGTAG
- a CDS encoding N-acetylglucosamine kinase, which produces MGSLILGADVGGTSTRVAIASLSGEVLGLAAGPAGNPNSVGLQTSAGRIRTVVEQCLSQTEVDRTTIGAAVVGLAGGARGDQAFVASLLPEGMSIGVRLVSDLSVAFSSATAEREGYVLVAGTGAVAGRILDGDLRERRDGWGWLLGDEGSGFWLGREAVRATVRQLQADVTGLGPLTHAVVEAAGTGLDPVALVQLCYTQPPIWLAGFAELVSRHADDPVATAIAGRAAEHLVETLLDLDLDPTLPVVLAGSVATRPGPVRSALTDRLAESLSRPPLTAETGVVGALWLAARQLGCVEPEIHTRLARTTRLTSASLV; this is translated from the coding sequence GTGGGATCGCTCATCTTGGGCGCCGATGTCGGCGGTACGTCCACCCGCGTCGCTATTGCGAGCCTCAGCGGGGAGGTGCTCGGCCTGGCAGCCGGCCCTGCTGGCAACCCGAACAGCGTGGGTCTGCAGACCTCGGCTGGCCGAATCCGCACGGTCGTGGAGCAGTGCCTGAGCCAGACCGAGGTCGACCGGACCACGATCGGCGCAGCGGTGGTCGGACTGGCTGGCGGCGCCCGCGGCGACCAGGCCTTCGTCGCCTCGCTGCTGCCGGAGGGCATGAGCATCGGCGTCCGCCTGGTGTCCGACCTGAGCGTGGCCTTCTCCTCGGCCACCGCAGAGCGAGAGGGGTACGTGCTGGTCGCCGGCACTGGCGCGGTCGCCGGCCGGATCCTCGACGGTGACCTGCGGGAGCGCCGGGATGGCTGGGGCTGGCTGCTCGGTGACGAGGGCTCTGGCTTCTGGCTCGGCCGGGAGGCCGTCCGGGCCACCGTCCGGCAGCTGCAGGCCGACGTCACCGGGCTCGGTCCACTTACGCACGCGGTGGTCGAGGCAGCGGGGACCGGCCTCGACCCGGTCGCGCTCGTCCAGCTCTGCTACACCCAGCCGCCGATCTGGTTGGCGGGCTTCGCGGAGCTGGTGAGCCGCCATGCCGACGACCCGGTCGCTACTGCGATCGCCGGGCGCGCTGCCGAGCACCTGGTCGAGACGCTGCTGGACCTCGACCTCGACCCGACCCTCCCGGTCGTGCTCGCGGGATCGGTGGCGACCCGGCCGGGCCCGGTCCGGTCGGCGCTCACCGACCGGCTCGCCGAGTCGCTGAGCCGACCGCCACTGACCGCCGAGACCGGCGTGGTCGGGGCGCTGTGGCTGGCTGCCCGGCAGCTGGGCTGCGTCGAACCAGAAATCCATACCCGACTTGCCAGGACGACGCGCCTGACCAGCGCGTCGCTGGTATGA